Genomic segment of Mercurialis annua linkage group LG6, ddMerAnnu1.2, whole genome shotgun sequence:
gagtttaagttttttttttttttgagaataagaCAATTTCATTAAATCAAATTCAAAGCAGTTACATTTGTGAGATTTTCAGGAAAGTGACAAAACCACTCTTGATAGTgtaaatttagcataaatttGCATTCCCTCACTGTCTTCATATGGTATTACGGAAGTTTCTGGTGCCAATAATAATTTATGGCACTCTGTCATTTTGAGCTCTAGTATTGATGCAGAATTTTTCAGGCTGCTAAAGTAGTATCAAGAATGGATATTAAGATTATTTTAACCTGTAATTGATGTTTCATAATGGTGCTCATCCCTTGGAACTATCAAATTCTATTGCGTTTCTGACTAAGTCAAAACTCTTGCTGGAATATTGCACTAGCATTGTATTTAAACCTTCATAGTTTCTTAACATCTTCATGCTCTTCTCAAAGGTTATCATTCATGCAACAGAAGAGCCCGGCAGTGATATATCTCCAGCCATGAATGGTTTGCTGAAGGTTCATGGACGAATTATACGTTTAGTTGATGATGCTACTCATGCTCCACCAGGTGCCAGGGGAACAGCTATGACCAGGATTCTGGTGCCAGATGCTCAATGTTCAGACTTGATAGGGAAGCAAGGCTCCACTATAATACCTATTGAAGATGCTTCTGGTTGTATGATTAAGGTTCTTAGAGCAGGTACTTGAGCTAAATAGCATTCTTATGCAAATCTACTAAATATTTATTAGCATTTGCATCTACTATTACTAAATCGTATTGTTATGAGCATACTTTAATGAAGTGCACATGTTTGCTAAGAgaaaggaaaataaataaacagaAATAGGAAATGAGTTGAAGTTGACCTACTTACTGAAATGGAGGCATTTCACTGTGGCCCAATGTCTAAGTTCCTAAGTTGCATTCTGCATTGCTACAAATGTTTATAGTTCCTCATTATTTAGCTGCCAAAATTAGGTAGCAGGTAGAACTTTAAAAActaagccaaaaaaaaaaaatcaaccatATAAAATTGTAGCATTTCATATCATATGCTATTTTCTTTGGCTGAAGAAATGCACTTCACCAGAGGGTTTAGAAAGTGCATTCTTGGTGGGCATATATAGTACATTGATGCACCTTTATAGACTGTTTGAAAAACTTTTTTATGAGGAAAATATTGTGTGTGCCTTATTGATATTTGGCTCTTCATATTTGTTGTCAAACTCATTTGTTCATATCACATAGCAGGGTACACCATTATCATATGTAATCAGTAAGCTTGAGTTTTCCTTCCAGCTACAACATTCTCCCCCTAAACATTTCATTTGTTGGTAAAAGTCTATTTGCGAAAGACAAAGAGTTGAACAGTCAGAAAATTGACTGCTTTGATTACAAGTGGATATCATATTTTTGCTACCTTGTATTCTTTCAATCAGCTTAAGAAGTATTTGAAGTGCCATGTCAATCAGTGCCGTTAGTGCtactgattttttttgtttttgaacttttagtGCAATTGATCGTTAATTCACTTCATTGCAGAACACCTGCAGGTCGCAGCTTTGCGAGATGATAGGGTGATTAGGATAATAGGTGAGCCAGCAGGCGTGCACAAAGCAGTTGAACTAATTGCTAATCATCTTCGGAAGTTCTTAGTTGACCGCAGTGTGATCGAACTGTTTCAAACACAAGTAAGTTTGTTATTCCTTCCTCACCAAGGCAgaatattaatttgaaaaaccatatattatatataagcTCAAGCTGAGTTACTTAACTTGACCCTTTTCCatttgaattttgattattGAGTTTATTATTGGCAATGAGTTGCTTTGTTTGATTCACAGGGTAAATTGACAGTGAGTGGGTTACTGTTTATCTTATATGTATGTTGCATAGATGAGAAACATCAAAAGTTGAGATCTTTTGGACTTGGGTAACTTTGCAATATGAAGTTTGTAGAGAAGTGGTATATGCATTGAGAAATGTATGATATGGACTTGTATTgataaattaaacatttttttgaTATCAGATGCAGGTGCCAGAGATTCAACCGAACAAGTGCATGTCGCTAAATCAATCAGGAGACCATCCTTATGGCGTTCCAGAGAGCTCTGGTGTAGGAGCTGACTATGGGTCCAATCCTCAATCTTTTATAGCAGACCTTCCATATAGTGATTATAATCTACATCATACACTTCCTTCTGATAACCAACTCCGTTCTACCCGTCGTAGACTTCCTTTTGAGAACCCATTCCATCCTACACTTTCTTTTAAAGAACAACCCCATTCTCCACTTCCTTTTTATAACCAACCCCATCAACGCCCTCCCATGTTTGCAAGTGATACTTCTATAGGCCATCATTCATCAGCGCTTGAAACGGTGGGAACTCCTTGCTTTAATCTTGATTTATATTCTTAGTTGTAATAACATGTCAATTAGCAAATTATGGCAACTGCTGCTATTTACTCAACGCAGCATTATGCAAGATAAGGAGGCTTGTCGTTAAATTGATAGTCTTTCGTTAGGAATACTTATGAGTACTTATGCTCTATTTAAGATGTCAATTTAAAAGCATTATCTTCGGTTTTTCATTTTCAGTGTCTGCTACCAttccaaattaaatttattagcTGGAGCAGAATTAATGTCACCGTAGTTGAATATTTTGCACTGTGCGTGTAAAATTTGCAGGTCACACACCGCATGCAAATTCCTGGGTTACATGCTGAGTCTCTGATCGGAATATCTGGTGGCAATCTCAGTTTCATACGCCATGCCAGTGGAGCATCTATTGTAATAGTGAATAGAACGGGCATACCTGATGAGATGATTATTGAAATTAGTGGATCTTCTTCCGAAGTACAAGATGCTCATAGGCTGATACAGGTATTCCTACAATTTCCTTAATTTCTTAAACTTAAAGTGGCTTGAGGCCTAATATAATTAGCTCAACAGTTGATACATGTTTGCTGCCGCTCCTCAAATAATGGTGTAGTAGAGATAAAAAGAGAGCCATCCACTTTACATGCTAGTGTTCTTGTTGTATTCttgggttaaatatttttgcggTAATCAAACTATAGTTTTTTTACAAATCGGTCAACATATTAGATACAAACATATTGGAACTGATCATAACTCTTTAAAATAGTAGTATCAATTATAGTCGCACCCGTTTTCTAAAGCATGTGAAGAGCAACCGTAAAGatattaaatacaaatatatttcttttttgaACACTTAAATACAGACATTGAAATTCacataaagataaataaaaaaacacagaaatatgTTGAAATTAGCACgggatattttataattttttgtacGGTTTTTTAATACGCTCTGGTTGGATGTTGTTGATGAGCAATTAGTTTTGTCAACTTGTTTAATTTACCTACTTTCTTTTTGCGATGCAGAATTTCATTCCTTATGCTTGAGGTAACAAGCAGGACCAAAACCATGAATACATGGTGCAATGTATGGCCCCAATTCCAAGTATGGTAATTGAGAAGTCAAGCTTCCATTTTAGATTCGATTTTGGAGACGACACAATTTGAATGTGCTCTCCCGTCGTTGGAtctattaaatttttagttgTGTAAAAGATTTGTTGATTCAACGGCTGGAGAGTGCGTTCCCATGATTTTCTTATGCGCGCGTACTCTGACCAATACTCGGGTAAATATGTGATATAGTTTCTGGTATAACTCTCCAAATCAATACTCTTGGGTACATATATGGTATAGTTTCTGGATATAGAACTTGATTTCATATACCTTAGGTAGTAACTGTTTACTTTGCGCACATTGGATGCAACATTTGTTTCGAGCATTCTGTAGTTCGATGTAGCCAGTAAACTGATAGCCCGTGTAAATGCGCTTAACGCTAAATGAGCATCCGTCACGATGATATACTAATGACACACTGCTTGTTGTTAAGGAAATTAAATTCCATTGTCAATGTCATTGTCATTTTCCGATGACTTCAAGCTCTTATTTTTACTGAGATACTCAATTTCACTGGTTAGTTAGCATCTCATGAAAGAACTTGGTTTGAATTAATTTTCTGTTGTCAGTGACTGCTAAGGTTAAAAATTTGTTTCTAATTAACCTAAATAGTCTAAAACTGATCTACTGAATCTGTCGTATTGAATAaaaagatatgaaacaaaattgATATACgattattttaaagaaaatgatGAAATTGGACTACTCTAATTGTATTGGGTCGCCACCTTTTCAAAAGAATTTGGTTAACAATATACAAAATCTGctataataaaagataaatgactATGCAGCATGGAAATGGGACATGGATATGGGAAAACAGtgttatttttaagtttttttatgttaaagtGAAGTTGTGTTTGGAACACCAAGTTTCTGACATGTTTTTGAAACGGAAAACGTTgatgaatgaagtgtccgtgctacttaATAAACAGCAAAAGACCAACTATAAGaaaccaaaaaagaaaaagctaCGTTATACCTCTATAAAGGAATATGCCATGTTTCTAAGGTATTACCTATATCGGAACTGCACAAGTTGTTCTAAAATGTCCAGTCTGATGACAACGGCTGCAATGCACAGCTCGTTTAACACGACCACCGCCATCTTCAGCTCGCACTCGCTTTTTCCTTGGTTTTCCGGGCAGTGGTTGAAGTGATTTCGGAGGCCTTATCGCAATCTCAACATCATCGCTATATTCTTCATTCCAAAACGCTTTGTCAGGAATCGGATGTATGGCTTGTGAATACGCCTTGCGATAATTTGCCACTGTGAAAACATCCTCCGTATACTTGTACACATTTTGCCCACAAGAGATAAGAGCAGCTACACCATGAACACAAGGTAGACCTCGTAATTGCCAACCCCGACAAGAACATGTACGGCATCGAATATCTACTGTATGTGATGCGAAGTTGTTACAACTCACTTCAAACTCAGCATCATTTGCTTTCACAACTTGACAACTTCGCGCAAGCTTAATAGCCTCGAATACTTGCCTTTCAGCCGATGGAACAAGCATGCCTGTCCATTGTAAGCTCATTTCACGACGATCACTAAACCAAGTCATCAGCTTTCTACGAATATGCTCCATCATTTGGATTACCGGAAGTCCAGATGTTTCAAGTATCAGAGTGTTTAGCGATTCAGATAAATTAGGCGCAAATTGAGCGAGTATCGTTCCTTCAAAATATGCGACAGCCCATAATCGTGGGTCAATACATCTTAACCAGTAGACTGCTTGTTGCGACATGTTTTCAATTACTAACATTTTCTGTCCAAATTCAGTTGGAGTGAGAGCGGTAGCGGCTTCCCATACGAGATTAGAAGGTACTGAGTTGAAATCCTGCACGAATCTGTCGATAAGTTGATTAATGCAGAAACCGTGAAAAGCCGTTGGGAAGTTAGCTTCTACTCCATCAATGATACCGTTTTGTCTATCGGACAGAATTGTAAGTTTTGGCATGTTTTCAGTGTTGGCTTCAAGCAGATTATGCAGCTCGGAATGAAACCACATCCAATTATCCACATTTTCATCATCAACCAGCCCAAATGCTAGAGGAAACACAGCCCCATCTCCATCAAATCCAGTGGCAAACAGCAAAGTTCCATGGTACTTGCTCTTTAAAAGAGTTCGATCAAGTACAATAAGATGTCTGCACGCGTTCAAGAACCCGTAAATTGATGCCTGGAATGAGATAAATAGTCTCTCAAAACAATCATCAACAGGATTTCCATAGACCACTGCAATGCTTCCGGGATTCGTCCTTACAATCTGATCACAGTACTGCGGAAGTAGGCGATATTCTTCCTCAAATGATCCACGAACACTAGCCATAACCCTCTCCTTCGCTCTCCATGCTTGCTTATACGATAACGTGATCCCATGAGCTCGATAAATCTCTTCAAGTATCTCCTTGGGAGTGGAATGTGGATTTTCGAGAAGGTGAGTTTCTACGGACTCCGCAACCCATTGAACCGATGCTTGTTGATGACCAAGATGTCTAATTCCACCGCAAGTATGTTCCTCATGAATAGTCCTGATTGTGAACGTAGGCAAACCCGGAAGCTTCGCAGCATGAATCCGCCAAGGACATCCTTCAGTTGCACATTTCGCTGTGAAACGAGTCTTGTCAGACTTAATTGTATGCATCTCAAACCGAAAAGCAATAGCCGCATCACGAAACGCTCTTCGACAGCTATGAACATCAGGAAACTCTTGCCCAACAGTCAGCTCTACCGGTTTAAAGTAAGGAACAGAAGAGCTTCTAACAGCCAACGGCATCTGATAAGTCCCATCAGATACAGGCATCATACTCAACTCGTCGTTCTGACAAAAATCGCGGTACTCTACTACAGCAGAATCATGATTCTCACTGGCTAAATGACTTTCATCCTCTCCCCCATTGCTATGGTTTTGAACAACAATAGCCTTGCTATCAGCTGGTTCATCACTGGTCTCATGAGTGTGCCCTAACCCCAAATCTTGAATATAATCAATAGAAACATCAGTATGATCAGCATCAAAATTATGATGATCATTGATTATGTGAGCAAAATCTGAATTGTGAATATCCCCTGATTCTAAATATTGATTCTGCCTCAACAATGAATCTTGATTGTCCCCAATTATCAAATCCTCATTCTCCATATTCAAAATCCaatataaaattgaacaatATATGCCCCTATcaagaaaaatcaaataatcaataaacattattttattttaacgcttatatcatttgagttatagttcaTCGATAATAAACATTACtccaaaatttaaaagaaacacAAATATGCTATATCAAAACTAAGGACCTGTTTGGATAAAAAAAAGTGGCAGTTTGAAAAATCTTGTACTGTTCTATAAGTTATGCTATGGTAAACTCAAGTACATGAGAAGAAGCCAAACAGAGTATAACTAAAAACTAAAGAAAAAGCACAAAACAGACAcattacaataaaaaattgGGGTTCTTTttggaagagaagaagaagaaaaatttacaaaattaaataaattaattaaagtttttGGCGGGATTGGGAAGTACCTGCAAAGGAGAAGGGTAGAGGAAGAATTTCAAAGGGCAAAAAGGGCTAAAACTCTTCTCTCTCTAACTTTTTTGATGAAGGAGATTTGATTTGATGGTGAAATTTTTGCGGCTTTTATAAGTTCAAAATCAGAAAAGGTCGGGTACCCTTTACTCTATTTTGAGGGTATTTAGGTCATCTTTAAACTCTTCCCCTTTGTGAGATTACCCCACTAACCTTTCGGTTTACCCGTTCCATTTGTATATGTTTACACTTTTATCCGAAAATTTTTTTAatgacatttttcttttaaataaatttggtCACTATCATTAaatctataaatatattttgtcctatttaaatgaattttttttctgttttattttagATTGGTAACAGtttagaataaaaatttatttagaataaaTCACTATTACATTGAGGAGAGATTCTTAGATAAACTCAGTCCACCAcatcatccgtggactaagcctatTACATAataacatgtcattaaaatgatgcaattttgtaaattcgtttattacttatttacacatttgaatcgtaatattataatattgccatcattttaatgacgtgtcattatgtgataagTTTAGTCCACGAGTGATGTGGTGGACTGAgtttacataagaatttctctacATTGAGTGTAATTTACAGGGCAATCTTTAATAAGATAACTAAAAAATAGCAtaagattttatattttctgAAAATACTTGTACATGAAGTACAATAACTCTTCTAAATGAGACATAGAAAATGTTacttttaacataaatttatctacaaacaattaaaataggactataattttttattattatagaattgttttaaattgattttttctaaaaaaaactaaagattATTATtgtacaattattttaaatttaaatatttataaatgaattattgttcataaatttataagaaATTTATAATGCAACCCCcatgataaatttatataggattgttctaaattaatttttcctATAAAAACTAAAGCTTATTATtgtacaattattttaaattttagatatatataaataaattattgttcataaatttataataaatttataatgcaACCCCCATGATTGAGTAAATTactagatttaattatttattactcACATTAACTCATGGAACCTATATTATATACAtgctatttatttatttgaaaaccATATACTTAATacttgatggataccgaatcctattctacttataatggagccgagtcgcaggagatctattctcagacgacaccagactcccgcccaaaaggccgaatccaccggatccgccttgactggaatacatcattcgacatcataaagaccgaatccatgaggactcggacaaagcacgtcgaccccgggattcggataagatctccaagatctacgcatattcggagtatctgtcctatttggatacaaattccaatttaggaagatagcctccaacttaggaagacgagactatttaggaatatcttcctaaataggactcctgtctgaataaggaaggacactcctaattagggtcaaaccctactaaataggaatcactctCCTATTCCATATCTACTaggtatacattcaactactataaaaggagcttgaggtatgcctaaacacacaacttatagaaaatacaattattctcccttaagcctaaactgacttaagcatcggagagctaatcggacaaactgtccgattagccatctacactgttttgcagaattaatgccgtcgagatgccggaatccatcaattggcgccgtctgtgggaaaagcttaactaaacttcaaaagaaggagcttttctgaactcaaaaacaaatctcattgaagaagatgacttctgaaagagtaaacctgaaagatCAAACGAcacagagaaaacgaaaagcaacagaactctcaactcctcctccagtgACTTTTGACGGAGAggacttcgggagaatagccgaagagcacaacgaagctctggtagtggccatgatcatcgaacactggaacgttgagagaatcctaatcgatgaaggaagcgcaataaacctgataacaaaaaaggcctacgaaagcctaggaggagacctagcggaactaaagagaaatgccacgcctgtggtaggatttgggggcttgccaattaagcccaaTGGAACAACTACTCTCGacgtcaagctaggaaggacaaggaaaagcgaggaattacctacacggtttagcgtcgtagaaatcgacctgccgtacaacgcgatactggggagacctttcctccacgactcagccgccgtGACAAGCATAAAGGCgctaaccatgaagataccgacgaaacaaggaattatcacgatacaaggaaaccgagccgaggcgaaaaagtgctacgaacaagcaataagagaatcaggcgaagcaatggcaatagaagaaatccttaatcacgacatcgaagaaaaagaaacagcacccgaaggcgaaacaaagaaactccaactcgacaaggagaaaagagtaaatctcggcgcaaacatgaacccaaagatcgaaagcgaaatcacagccatgctgaaaaacaacgtcaaaaccttcgctgctaacgcatcagaaatagtcggaatagacccccacgtcattactcatgatctaaatgtagcagaagcggcgaacccagtgaagcaaaagaaaaggaagttctcggaagaaaaacagaaaataatcgctgaagaagtagaaaaactggagaaagcaggattcatacgagaagtccactaccccgaatgggtagctaacgtagttatcgtaaagaaagccaacggaaaaaatagaatgtgtgtggattacaccgatctaaacaaagcgtgtcctaaagatagtTACCCTCTCCCCGATATCGACCAACTagtggactctactgctggacacgcgatgtatagcctagccgacgcagctcaaggctaccaccaaatccagatgaaggagcaagaccaagaaaaaacttcattcatcacggagggaggaacttactgctacacggcaatgcctttcggcttgaaaaatgctggagcaacgtaccaaagacttatgaatttcatgttcaaagacgagataggaaagcgagtccaggtgtatgtagacgatctaatcatcaaaagcgagaaggaagaaacccatgcaaaagatcttgaagaaacattcagcatactgaataagtttggaatgaagctgaaccccgacaaatgcacgttcggcgtacaaggcgggaaattcctgggattcatgatatctcaaagaggaatagaggcgaaccccgagaagatcaaagcaattatggacatgaaggcaccaagaagcataaatgaagttcaaaaactcaacgggcgaatcacagcactcggtagattcatgtcttgctcagcaaaaagatgcttgcctttcttcaaagccctcaaaggaacacaaaaatttgaatggaatgaagactgcgagaacgcctttgaagaaataaagaaattcCTCGTCACCCCACCATTgctaagcagaccgctgaaaggggagacactatacctatacatcagcaccacgaacgagaccatcgggacagtgctggtaagggaagaagataacgagatgaagccaatctactacattagtcgagtcctgaagggcgcggagacacgataccccgagatcgaaaaaatggcacttgccgtactgaccacagctaaaaagctgagatactacttccaaagtcacaatGTTGTAGTAAGgacaaatcaaccattgcgaaaggcgatccaacgaccagaaacctccggaagattagtccactggtccatccaactcagcgaacacgacataagatacgaacctcgcccaactctgaaagcacaagctttggcggacttcgtagcagaaataactccaaccgagaccggccaacccaaaccagccttggtatgggaactccacgtagatggagcatcaaatgaaaaaggagctggagcaggagccatcctcaaaggacccgacAAAATCAAGAttgaatatggagtaaacatccaattcgccgccagcaacaatgtagctgagtatgaagccctaatcgcaggcctcggcctcgcattagaaataagaacggaaatcctaaagatctatagcgactcccagctggtggtaaatcaaGTCAAGGGAGAAtgtcaagccaaagaaacagggatgatcgaatacctgagtcaagtcaaaacacagctTCAACAGCTagaagcacaaggaggacaatgggaaatcattcaaatcccgagagaggaaaacaccgaagccgacgccatcgccaaatcagcgtcagaactcggagatctattcactaaaatgcagctaaaggaaattctcgagtcaccaagcaccagaaaaacagaggtcatggcaatcgaggaagccgactcctggatgactccactgatcaaatatctagactGCGGCGAGTTACCAATAGACAAAGTCGAAGCcattcgcaccatcagaaaatctgccaactactcttttcacaatggagttctttaccgaacctcattaactcatccatggtctaggtgtgtctcgcctcagacaggagaatccatcctaaaggaaatccacgaaggaatatgcggcgcgcacgaaggagcagtcaccatagcaagaaaaacaatactccagggatactactggccaaccatcaaagaagacgcaaaagcattagtcaagaaatgtgataaatgccaaagacacgacaacatcagtcgtgtaccggcagtacctcaaggatcaatggaaagcccatggccgttcgccacttgggggattgacatagttggaccgttcgaaacgggaaaacatcaagcgaaattcctaatcgtcgcaatagagcacttcacaaaatgggtagaggtagcacctgtcgcaaccatcaccgcagccaaagtagaggaattcttcaagaacgaagtaatatgccgattcggcataccccacactgtaatagcagacaacggcaaacaattcaattgcaagcggttcaaggcattttgcaaaggactaatgatcaatttgaaatttacttcggtggcgcacccccaaacaaacggaatgacagaagtcaccaaccgaaccatagcacaaggcataaaaaagagactttctcagtaCAAGGAGAACTGGGtagaagaattatacagcgttctatgggcatacagaacaactcctagaaaaggaactggcgaaacacctttcaggctcgcctacggcactgaagcagtaattccagtagaaattggaatacccagtatcagagtaaactatctagaagaagaaaccaatgaggctagaacaagactatgtctagacctactagaaGAGAGAAGGAATGAAGCGGTagcccgagccgctacatacaagaagcaagccgcaaaataccataacaaaagaatgaattttagagaatttcaaagaggcgatctggtcttacgaaacgcggaagttggcagaggaaacgcaggagtaaagaaaatgcaagctaattgggaaggccccttcatcatagaagaagctactggcaaaggcgcatatagactaaagacaataactgggtccatggtacccagatattggaatatagaacacctgagaaagtattatcaataaattcagGGCTTGTACttgtttccatttttgaaataaaaagcgATTCGGCGAAACAAATcttataggctcgctcgagacctaatacaTACAACTTAACAAGAatcgtttgaatcttagttaaaaaataatttagactcgtccgagtcaaataaataaaaggatccattcggacctacaaataaattacaccagcagaagtttagattaacttctcaaaataacaaacgagtttagattaactctacaaatAAAGAAAggcaatggtcaaaagatcattatattaacagaagaaaaattacaaaggatccgcccacgatccaatacaaaaaaagAGAGGCGAAAGCAACAAATactaaaaagcaaaaaatacaaaaaggagaaaataaaaactaagccttATTCAAAGCgtcttgcttctgcttatcaagcttcgccttcacctccttcgctaaagaagcaggatccaactgattgactccagaaagatcgacgccaggattctgctcccgcagctttgccccgatcgccaaccggtattgagtcatgacttgggaataaaagctcccagagtcacccaatcgccggcggagacgcccctcttctttcttcagatcatccctctccttagcgagagcacctgaagaagattgtagagactcgacttcctcggacaaagttcgaacccgagcctctaaagcggaaatctcccgagtcttggtagatacggaggacctcagctgttggatcagaccggtcgcctcgccagcctcctcctccatcttttgtttctcggagagccaggattcggaatctctctggagtttcttcaattgatccaccgcatcccttcggcggcgctccaaaacagcgatggactggaccacctgcgaaagaaagagaaacgccgaaaaataagaaaaatgcgAAAGAAAGGCAAAACGCCAATCAAAAGGAATGCGAAAGATCTCAGAACAGAAGACC
This window contains:
- the LOC126686184 gene encoding flowering locus K homology domain-like; protein product: MEEDIHKPDGDEPDDLQLKNDDTVDAPGDFSLLNEAADILENLQQLKIDDGDVLRDSQLKDNVDAPEDSKLISDANYEPKELLKTDGVDVPKNAMRNNVVDASTGLLFKNDVVCGSESLQLKNDVCAADDSQLTKDAVCESENLQLKNDVCAAKDSQLTNNAVCTREEMRLKDYVDAPTEESGHNLACDEEAKWPGWPGESVFRILVPAQKVAALIGLNGVYIKRMEEETKARIRVLRAPLGSLEKTVIIHATEEPGSDISPAMNGLLKVHGRIIRLVDDATHAPPGARGTAMTRILVPDAQCSDLIGKQGSTIIPIEDASGCMIKVLRAEHLQVAALRDDRVIRIIGEPAGVHKAVELIANHLRKFLVDRSVIELFQTQMQVPEIQPNKCMSLNQSGDHPYGVPESSGVGADYGSNPQSFIADLPYSDYNLHHTLPSDNQLRSTRRRLPFENPFHPTLSFKEQPHSPLPFYNQPHQRPPMFASDTSIGHHSSALETVTHRMQIPGLHAESLIGISGGNLSFIRHASGASIVIVNRTGIPDEMIIEISGSSSEVQDAHRLIQNFIPYA
- the LOC126686166 gene encoding uncharacterized protein LOC126686166 encodes the protein MENEDLIIGDNQDSLLRQNQYLESGDIHNSDFAHIINDHHNFDADHTDVSIDYIQDLGLGHTHETSDEPADSKAIVVQNHSNGGEDESHLASENHDSAVVEYRDFCQNDELSMMPVSDGTYQMPLAVRSSSVPYFKPVELTVGQEFPDVHSCRRAFRDAAIAFRFEMHTIKSDKTRFTAKCATEGCPWRIHAAKLPGLPTFTIRTIHEEHTCGGIRHLGHQQASVQWVAESVETHLLENPHSTPKEILEEIYRAHGITLSYKQAWRAKERVMASVRGSFEEEYRLLPQYCDQIVRTNPGSIAVVYGNPVDDCFERLFISFQASIYGFLNACRHLIVLDRTLLKSKYHGTLLFATGFDGDGAVFPLAFGLVDDENVDNWMWFHSELHNLLEANTENMPKLTILSDRQNGIIDGVEANFPTAFHGFCINQLIDRFVQDFNSVPSNLVWEAATALTPTEFGQKMLVIENMSQQAVYWLRCIDPRLWAVAYFEGTILAQFAPNLSESLNTLILETSGLPVIQMMEHIRRKLMTWFSDRREMSLQWTGMLVPSAERQVFEAIKLARSCQVVKANDAEFEVSCNNFASHTVDIRCRTCSCRGWQLRGLPCVHGVAALISCGQNVYKYTEDVFTVANYRKAYSQAIHPIPDKAFWNEEYSDDVEIAIRPPKSLQPLPGKPRKKRVRAEDGGGRVKRAVHCSRCHQTGHFRTTCAVPI